ATGTCCACATATAGCCGTCGTCGTTTTGTACAAATGGGTTCTTTAGCATCTGCTTCATTCTTCGTGCCTAAATTCTTAAAAGCATTTGAAAGAAAAGCCATCGCCGAAAACAAAATATTGGTTGTATTGCAACTATCCGGTGGGAATGATGGGTTGAATACCGTCATCCCTTACAACAACGATATTTATTATGCATCGCGTCCTGTTCTTGGCATCAAAAAAAATGATGTTTTACAAATGGATGATGAACAAGGGCTGCATCCGGCTCTTAAAGGCCTGAAGGCTTTATATGACAATGGGGAGATGGCCCTGCTCAATGGGGTAGGCTATCCCAACCCCAACCGTTCACATTTCCGTTCGATGGATATTTGGCAGAGTGCCAGCGATAGTGAAACCGTTATCAATACCGGCTGGATTGGCCGTTACCTGGATGCACAATGTCTGCATGCTGACAAGCCTACTTTGACTATGGAAATAGATGACACCCTAAGCCTGGCCTTAAAAGGGAAGAATAATACAGGCATTGCCGTCAATAAACCTAAACAATTTTACGGGGATAGTCATGATAGTTATTTCAAAGCTATTTTACAAAAACATCCGGTAAATGATGAACATTTAAATGTTGATTATTTATACAAAACCCTAGCTGAATCCATGTCTTCTGCAGACTACATTTATCAGCAATCCAAAATTTACAAGTCCAATGTCAGCTACCCCAATACCAATATTGGTAAGGATTTGAAGACGATTGCGGAATTAATCAATTCGCATATTGACACCAAAATTTATTATGTCTCCTTGAGTGGCTTTGATACACACGTAAACCAGCATCCGCAGCAACAAAGGCTTTTTACAGACATGAGCGACTCGATCAATGCTTTTGTAAAAGATTTAAAAAGCAGCAACCGCTTTAAGGATGTTATGTTGATGACCTTCTCGGAATTTGGTAGGCGTGTTGGTCAAAATGCCAGTGGCGGTACCGATCATGGGACGGCTAATTGTATGTTTCTCGTTTCTGGAGTCTTAAAAAAACAAGGCATTTTAAATGCCGCTCCTGACTTGACAGACTTAGATCAGGGTGATCTAAAATATCAGGTTGACTTTAAGGATGTCTATGCGACCATGCTCCACAATTGGCTAAAAACAGATGATGCCAATATCTTAAATAGAAAGAATAATTATTTGAATTTTATTTAGGAGAAGCTTGAATTATCAAAATTAATAGGGCGTTTTTCTGCGACTTCGTCGGATTCAAGATCCTATCAGTTAAAAGCAAAAGCGTCATGCCCTACGGAGGGAAAAACATTTTAATGGTTTTCTACACTTAAGATTCCGTTTTTGAAAGGAATAAGCTCTGTTTCTTTTACCATTCTCCATAAAGGAAAAGTTTACTTTATCTCATTGATGTACATTCGTAGAGTCAAATTTAATACATGAAGAAAATATTTTTATTAACCTTAGCTCTATGTCCAATATTAGCGTGTTTTGCTCAAAACCCAAGTTCTGCAGACGCTTCTGAGATTTTATTGCAGTTGAAAAAATTAAATGTCTTGGGGTCTGTGCTATACATTGCAGCACATCCTGATGATGAAAACAATGCATTACTTCCTTATCTGGCTAAAGAAAAACTATACCGTACTGCCTATCTAAGCCTGACAAGGGGCGATGGGGGACAAAATCTTTTAGGCAATGAACAAG
The Arachidicoccus soli DNA segment above includes these coding regions:
- a CDS encoding DUF1501 domain-containing protein, with amino-acid sequence MSTYSRRRFVQMGSLASASFFVPKFLKAFERKAIAENKILVVLQLSGGNDGLNTVIPYNNDIYYASRPVLGIKKNDVLQMDDEQGLHPALKGLKALYDNGEMALLNGVGYPNPNRSHFRSMDIWQSASDSETVINTGWIGRYLDAQCLHADKPTLTMEIDDTLSLALKGKNNTGIAVNKPKQFYGDSHDSYFKAILQKHPVNDEHLNVDYLYKTLAESMSSADYIYQQSKIYKSNVSYPNTNIGKDLKTIAELINSHIDTKIYYVSLSGFDTHVNQHPQQQRLFTDMSDSINAFVKDLKSSNRFKDVMLMTFSEFGRRVGQNASGGTDHGTANCMFLVSGVLKKQGILNAAPDLTDLDQGDLKYQVDFKDVYATMLHNWLKTDDANILNRKNNYLNFI